In Cryptomeria japonica chromosome 10, Sugi_1.0, whole genome shotgun sequence, a genomic segment contains:
- the LOC131052602 gene encoding 5-methyltetrahydropteroyltriglutamate--homocysteine methyltransferase 1: MASHVVGYPRMGPKRELKFALESFWDGKSSEAELRKVAKDLRISIWKQMGDAGVTYIPSNTFSYYDQMLDTTAMLGAVPPRYGWNGGEIGFDTYFSMARGNAKLPAMEMTKWFDTNYHYIVPELGPETKFKYSSHKAVDEYKEAKEIGIETVPVIVGPLTYLLLSKPAKGVVKTFDLLSLLDAILPVYKEVLGELKAAGATWVQFDEPSLVMDLEAHHLEALYKAYSFLGGLGGIKLIVETYFADIPVETYKTITQLKAISAVGLDLVRGTKTLSLIKAHGFPSDKYLFAGIVDGRNIWATDLSAASAILKDLETVLGKGKVIVSTSCSLLHTAVDLVNETKLDNEIKSWLAFAAQKVNEVVALAKALAGQINQAYFAANAAAISSRKTSPRVNNEAVQKATEALKGSDHRRASPVAVRLDEQQKKLNLPILPTTTIGSFPQTVELRRVRREFKSNKIAEAEYIQSIQQEIAKVVKLQEDLDIDVLVHGEPERNDMVEYFGEQLQGFAFTVNGWVQSYGSRCVKPPIIYGDVSRPKPMTVFWSKYAQSLTDRPMKGMLTGPVTILNWSFVRNDQPRSKTSMQIALAIKEEVEDLEAAGIQVIQIDEAALREGLPLRKAEHADYLEWAVHGFRITNCGVKDTTQIHTHMCYSNFNDIIHSIIDMDADVITIENSRSDEKLLSVFREGVKYGAGIGPGVYDIHSPRIPDTEEIADRISKMLAVLETNILWVNPDCGLKTRKYGEVVPALTNMIAAAKLLRTELASAK, encoded by the exons ATGGCTTCCCATGTGGTTGGTTACCCTCGCATGGGTCCCAAGAGGGAGCTGAAGTTTGCATTGGAGTCCTTCTGGGATGGCAAGAGCAGTGAGGCAGAATTGCGGAAGGTAGCCAAGGATTTGAGAATTTCAATATGGAAGCAAATGGGTGATGCTGGTGTTACTTATATCCCAAGCAACACCTTCTCCTACTATGATCAGATGCTTGACACCACTGCCATGCTTGGGGCTGTTCCTCCCAGATATGGCTGGAATGGTGGAGAGATTGGATTTGATACTTACTTCTCTATGGCCCGTGGTAATGCCAAGCTGCCTGCGATGGAGATGACCAAGTGGTTTGACACCAACTA CCACTACATAGTTCCAGAGCTAGGACCAGAAACTAAATTCAAGTACTCCTCACACAAAGCAGTTGATGAATACAAGGAAGCTAAAGAG ATTGGTATCGAGACTGTGCCTGTCATTGTAGGACCATTGACATACTTGCTGTTATCCAAGCCTGCAAAGGGAGTTGTCAAAACATTCGATCTCCTCTCTCTTCTTGATGCAATTCTTCCTGTCTACAA AGAGGTTCTTGGTGAGTTAAAAGCAGCTGGAGCAACGTGGGTGCAGTTTGATGAACCCTCACTTGTAATGGACCTCGAGGCTCACCACTTGGAAGCCTTATACAAAGCTTATTCTTTCTTAGGAGGATTGGGTGGAATCAAGTTGATTGTTGAAACATACTTTGCTGATATTCCTGTTGAGACTTACAA GACCATCACTCAGTTAAAAGCTATATCTGCTGTTGGGTTGGATCTAGTACGTGGAACAAAAACACTCAGCCTTATTAAAGCTCATGGCTTTCCCAGTGACAAATACCTGTTTGCTGGAATTGTTGATGGGCGAAACATCTGGGCTACTGATTTGTCAGCAGCATCTGCCATTTTGAAGGATCTTGAAACTGTACTTGGTAAAG GAAAAGTGATTGTCTCTACTTCCTGCTCTCTTCTTCATACGGCAGTGGATTTGGTGAATGAGACAAAACTTGATAATGAGATCAAATCCTGGCTTGCATTTGCTGCACAGAAAGTAAATGAGGTAGTTGCTTTGGCTAAAGCATTGGCTGGCCAAATAAATCAG GCATACTTTGCTGCTAATGCAGCTGCTATATCTTCAAGAAAGACATCTCCTAGAGTCAACAATGAAGCAGTGCAAAAAGCT ACTGAAGCACTCAAGGGCTCTGATCACCGACGTGCTAGCCCCGTAGCTGTTCGTTTAGATGAACAACAGAAGAAATTGAACCTGCCAATCCTTCCGACTACAACcattggatcttttcctcaaacaGTGGAACTTAGGAGAGTTCGCCGTGAATTTAAATCAAACAA GATTGCAGAGGCAGAATATATTCAATCAATCCAGCAGGAAATTGCCAAAGTGGTTAAACTgcaggaagatcttgacattgatGTTCTTGTCCATGGAGAGCCTGAA AGAAATGATATGGTTGAGTACTTCGGAGAACAACTTCAGGGATTTGCATTTACAGTTAACGGTTGGGTACAGTCTTATGGTTCTCGTTGTGTAAAACCCCCAATTATCTATGGTGATGTCAGCCGTCCAAAGCCAATGACTGTATTTTGGTCAAAGTATGCCCAAAGCCTTACTGACCGCCCAATGAAGGGAATGCTTACTGGTCCTGTGACAATTCTGAACTGGTCCTTTGTAAGAAATGATCAACCCAG ATCGAAAACCTCCATGCAAATTGCATTAGCCATCAAGGAAGAGGTTGAAGATTTGGAGGCAGCTGGTATCCAG GTGATCCAAATTGATGAGGCAGCTCTAAGGGAAGGATTACCTTTAAGAAAAGCAGAACATGCTGACTACCTTGAATGGGCTGTTCATGGTTTTCGAATCACCAACTGTGGTGTAAAGGATACTACCCAG ATCCACACCCACATGTGCTACTCCAACTTCAATGACATCATCCATTCCATCATTGATATGGATGCTGATGTCATTACCATTGAAAACTCTCGCTCTGATGAAAAATTGCTATCAGTTTTCCGTGAGGGTGTGAAGTATGGAGCTGGTATTGGTCCTGGCGTGTATGATATACACTCACCTCGTATCCCAGATACAGAAGAGATTGCAGACCGAATCAGCAAG ATGCTTGCTGTGCTGGAAACAAACATCCTGTGGGTCAATCCAGACTGCGGTTTGAAAACCAGGAAGTACGGTGAAGTTGTTCCAGCATTGACAAATATGATTGCAGCTGCAAAGTTGCTCCGAACTGAACTTGCCAGTGCAAAGTAA